AGAACCGCAATACTCATGAGAAAATTCATATCAAATGTAAGACTCTTTAGGGAATAAAACCCGCTTCGGGCTGTATGATAGCCGCCGATTACCAAGGTAAGAATATATATAGGGAGTAGAATGTTTTCATCTAAGCCTAGCAAATCGGATATGCTAACAGCAGCTAGCAAGGTACCAGCTATGACAGTTGCTAGCAGCCGAGCGTTGTGCCACCAACCTTTGGCAGCTTCGGTTATCGATTGCTTTTTACCTTCTAGCTCGCCCTGATAACCTGCTTCTTGAATTGCTTTTAGAAGGTCGCTAGCGGAATTTGTATGCTCAACGGTTAGCTTACCTGCGCCAAAGTTGACAGTTGCCGTTTTGACGCCAGCTATACCATTTATTTTCTTCTCAAGTTTTGCGGCACAGTCTCCGCAGTCAAGGCCTGTAATGATAAAAACTGATTTGCAGAATCCCGGGAAGTCGTGGCTAGCGTTTATGACTTCTACCGGGTAACCTAAGTTGGCAACAACTTTTTCAATACTAGCTGTAGTCTGCCTAGTACCATCATAAACTACTTTCATTTTACCTGTTGGAAAACTAAGCTGAGCGTCCGCAATGCCATCTAAACGGCGAATTGCTTTCTCTACCTTTGCCGCGCAGTCAGCACAATCTAAATTTTTTACAGTTAGCGTTTCGCTAATAAAATTAGCGTCAGCAGCGGCCAGTTCCTCGCTTAATTTCTGATTCTCCAAAATACCACAGCAGCAGGAACAAGTATAGCCATTCGCTTCATCCATGCTAAACCTCCTCACTCATGATCGATATGTTGTAACCCTTGATAAAGGAGATTGGCAATATGGTCATCGTCAATAGAATACCAAGCCATTTTTCCTTCTCTTCGATATTTTACAAGGCGTGCGCTTCTGAGAATTCTAAGCTGATGCGAGATAGCTGATTGCCCCATTTCAAGAACAGCTGCTATATCACAAACGCATAGTTCTCGTTTTGAGAGGATTTGCAATATTTTTACTCGCGTAGGGTCTCCTAGAATCTTAAAGGTCTCAGCCGCTCGCTGGGCAGTGGTATCATCAATTAATTCTGCTCGCGCTAAGCAGATGTTTTGCGGATGCTCACAAGCCTGTTCACATAAGTCACATTCTAACTTTTTCACTCTCTCACCTCTACCATATGAACAATTGTTCATATGTGATAATGATATTATAAATCCGATTGTTTTTAGAGTCAAGCTATTAAAGGCCGGAAAAAACACCGGCGTCGCATGGTTCTAGCAATATGAGATTCTAAGCTGGTCTTTATGCTAAAATGAGTACTATAATAGAATCAATCTGGTAGGAGTTAGCTATGGAATTTTTAGATAGGCAGCATTATTTGTGTTCTATAAAATTATTGCGAGATGAAATAGGTTATTTCAACCAGCATCCTTTTTCGATACCTGTTATTCGCAACTTAGATTATTTGGACTTTGATTCAAGAGTTACATTTATCCTAGGCGAAAACGGTACGGGTAAATCAACTCTTCTTGAAGCAATTGCAATTGCGTGGGGGTTCAATCCTGAAGGCGGCACCAAAAATTTTACATTCTCTACGCGCAACTCTCATTCTGAATTACATGAATACATTCGATTAATTCGCGGGGTTAAAAAGCCCAAAGATGGCTTTTTCTTACGGGCAGAGAGCTTTTATAATCTTGCAACAGAGATAGATGAGCTAAGAGTCGGTGATGCATATAGCGAAAGGTCATTGCACGAGCAGTCACACGGAGAAGCGTTTTTTGCAGCTTTCATGAATAGATTTAAAGGCAAGGGACTTTATATTCTTGACGAGCCCGAAGCAGCTTTATCTCCCATGCGGCAAATTGCAATGATTGCTAGAATACATGATTTAGTACAGCAGAAATCTCAATTCATAATTGCTACTCATTCGCCTATTTTA
This portion of the Veillonellaceae bacterium genome encodes:
- a CDS encoding winged helix-turn-helix transcriptional regulator, coding for MKKLECDLCEQACEHPQNICLARAELIDDTTAQRAAETFKILGDPTRVKILQILSKRELCVCDIAAVLEMGQSAISHQLRILRSARLVKYRREGKMAWYSIDDDHIANLLYQGLQHIDHE
- a CDS encoding AAA family ATPase; this encodes MEFLDRQHYLCSIKLLRDEIGYFNQHPFSIPVIRNLDYLDFDSRVTFILGENGTGKSTLLEAIAIAWGFNPEGGTKNFTFSTRNSHSELHEYIRLIRGVKKPKDGFFLRAESFYNLATEIDELRVGDAYSERSLHEQSHGEAFFAAFMNRFKGKGLYILDEPEAALSPMRQIAMIARIHDLVQQKSQFIIATHSPILLGYPNAKILQISNDSIDVVEYEKTDHYIVMKEFINNRKKMLKILLND